The Nocardioides panzhihuensis genome has a segment encoding these proteins:
- a CDS encoding MBL fold metallo-hydrolase yields the protein MSSGPPVQKEYRRDDSCRIEAMWDVGEAPPRPGEPVEVAAGVHLLLAPNANHWTYEGTNTWIVVGDGRAVVIDPGPTDPGHLDRIDEVVRGAGARVETVLLSHHHGDHSQAASAVAERWQAAIRPRVQQGVIPDGTRLDLGRRTEIRTLSTPGHTSDGVSFSLGDRRVMLTGDTVLARFNPYISHPDGTVADILGSMARIADLVDDDWILLPGHGPAVREPTTYLHARIADRQRRIDQIAGLLADGVAREQITDHVYAKVDDQRRPAARASVEAILHYLDTRAVRMREKGSTV from the coding sequence GTGAGCAGCGGCCCTCCCGTCCAGAAGGAGTACCGTCGGGACGACTCGTGCCGCATCGAGGCGATGTGGGACGTCGGCGAGGCACCGCCGCGACCCGGGGAGCCGGTGGAGGTCGCCGCCGGCGTCCACCTCCTGCTCGCGCCGAACGCCAACCACTGGACGTACGAGGGCACCAACACCTGGATCGTCGTCGGGGACGGTCGGGCCGTGGTCATCGACCCCGGTCCGACCGACCCCGGGCACCTGGACCGGATCGACGAGGTGGTCCGAGGAGCGGGCGCCCGCGTGGAGACGGTCCTCCTCAGCCACCATCACGGCGACCACTCCCAGGCTGCCAGTGCGGTCGCCGAGCGTTGGCAGGCCGCGATCAGACCACGGGTCCAGCAGGGGGTCATCCCCGACGGGACCCGGCTCGACCTGGGCCGGCGTACGGAGATCCGCACCCTCTCCACCCCTGGGCACACCTCCGACGGCGTGAGCTTCTCGCTCGGCGACCGTCGCGTGATGCTCACCGGCGACACCGTCCTGGCCCGGTTCAACCCCTACATCTCGCATCCTGACGGCACGGTGGCTGACATCCTCGGCTCGATGGCCAGGATCGCCGACCTGGTCGACGACGACTGGATCCTGCTGCCGGGCCACGGGCCGGCGGTGCGCGAGCCGACCACCTACCTGCACGCGCGGATCGCCGACAGGCAGCGCCGGATCGACCAGATCGCCGGGCTGCTCGCCGACGGGGTGGCCCGCGAGCAGATCACCGACCACGTCTACGCCAAGGTCGACGACCAACGTCGTCCGGCCGCCCGGGCCTCGGTCGAGGCCATCCTCCACTACCTCGACACTCGCGCCGTCCGGATGCGGGAGAAAGGCAGCACCGTATGA
- a CDS encoding Zn-ribbon domain-containing OB-fold protein, giving the protein MTTKTPEVSPEARFAPRATPETQPYWDATAAGRLDLPRCRPCDQVFFYPRSSCPQCGSIDLEWVTCSGKGLLHTYVVSHRPAPGFPVPTVIAVVELEEGPRMMTNLVDADPETLELDMPVEVRFEQRTGAAVPVFAPVPENAGKEVAR; this is encoded by the coding sequence ATGACCACGAAGACCCCAGAGGTGTCTCCGGAGGCGCGGTTCGCGCCCCGGGCGACACCGGAGACCCAGCCCTACTGGGACGCCACCGCCGCCGGCCGGCTCGACCTGCCGAGGTGCAGACCGTGCGACCAGGTCTTCTTCTATCCGCGCTCGTCCTGCCCGCAGTGCGGCTCCATCGATCTCGAGTGGGTCACCTGCTCGGGCAAGGGGCTGCTGCACACCTACGTCGTCTCCCACCGCCCCGCGCCCGGCTTCCCGGTCCCGACGGTGATCGCCGTGGTCGAGCTCGAGGAGGGCCCTCGGATGATGACCAACCTCGTCGATGCGGACCCGGAGACGCTCGAGCTCGACATGCCGGTCGAGGTCCGCTTCGAGCAACGTACGGGCGCTGCCGTGCCCGTCTTCGCCCCTGTACCCGAGAACGCCGGGAAGGAGGTGGCCCGATGA